In the Phyllopteryx taeniolatus isolate TA_2022b chromosome 1, UOR_Ptae_1.2, whole genome shotgun sequence genome, tttttaaatttgcctaTATCTTTTCATTTACACATCTTAGAAGGTTCAACTATTGTCTGCATTTATGTCATGGCGGTTCTGTGGCATCGGATGTGGTAGGTCACCTTGGGCAAATGCaattcaaaataagaaaaatacttAGTAGGCCAAGTACAACAGGTTCCAAACTGTGGTGTGTGCACTCATGAGGGTACTCAAAAACCTTCCAGCGGGTCCATGaggttaaaaatgtatttggtgAAATAAGTATAAATGTTGAGGCGGCCCTTAGCCTCTGGTTTACGATCCAGACATACGACATTATGAGGTTACAAATGGCGCGCggcataaaaatacattgttgcacGGCACAAGAAGGCAAGCTCAGTTGCCACAATatttacacttttttatttgataGTTTGAACTTACGTGTAAAAGTGTTGATcatacaaacatttactgtaaatatgactttactactgggttagtgatagactatggcGCGTTCTGACTTGAAAAATCGTTAACATCGCTGCCATACGAATGGAACGCCGATGTTAACCAAGATACATTGTTTGTTTaaagtgtccccccccccccacaaaataaaaacgtttAATGTGAATTTTTCCCCaacagaatttatttttaactcaaAAACACGTGAGTAAAATTTTTTAACTCATTTACTGATTTTCTTATTTCCACGACCACTAGTTAACAgggttgaaccgattagtcgACTAGTCTATGAGTCGACTTTAGTACTCTGCGTCAACGATTAAAgcttgaagtcgactaatcTCGATTCGTGTGGTTTTGACATCCCATCTTCCAAttggccaatttacagaggactttcGACTTGCCCTTTTGCTTGCGTTGACGGACTAATATAATAATAAGACAACAAATTACTTAGGGGGGCTTTCAAATATTttaggggggggtgggggtgaagCTCCCCCAAATTCTTTACCTAGTGATATATTTGTTtatcttttgttcttttttagaTGGTTATTCCTCAGAGGATATTGTGTATCACTGGTCGGAAAGCCAGAGGCACATTCATGGCCTGGACAAACTCGAACTCTCACAATTCACCATCACAGACTATCGGTTTGTCACGGAGATGTTGAATTTCAAATCTGGTGAGTTTCCATCTCAGTcaagggtgattttttttttgtgttttatgcatTTAGTAGTGCTTTGAGTCTCTCCGTTTGAAGTGAGATATTCTTTTGATTGAGTCCTTTTTATTGTTGTATTCTATGTACGGAAGGAATGTTTGAGGCCTGGCTCGGTGCTGAGCCACATAGGAGGATTAGGATAGCAgctccagtacagtacatagcACGAAAGCTGCATTCTGCAACATATCTTAAGATCTTACCATTTAAAGCTTTGactccacacacaaacaaccaggCTGAAAATTCCCAGGCATCAGCATGTCTGAAGAACAGCTGTATTTCAACTCATAAGACGTTTTCAAAATTGATAATTACACTCTTCAAAAAATGCAGTTAACAACTGGTTGTCCTTTTCTTCTCAGCGGGAAGATTTCCAAGGCTCAGCCTTCGCTTCGAGCTGAGACGTAACCGAGGAGTGTACATCATCCAGTCATACATGCCTTCCATATTACTGGTTGCCATGTCATGGGTGTCCTTTTggatcagccaatcagcagtCCCTGCTCGTGTATCCTTAGGTTGGTATTGGacaagtcaacaaaaaaagattggtTCAATATTTTACTGGCAGCTTAAAGGACATGACACACAATGATTTACACACCATTAGTTTTCCCATTCATTAATAATTCACTTTGATAGACAGTATCGAGCTACACTACAGTACCTTGAAAACCGCGCATATGATACAGTGACTTACAGGTTTTTTCTTAAGTACAGTTCAATCGTATTTAATTTttgagtacaatacatttgcattacaaTGTTTGAACTGCTTGTTTCTAAACAATGTGGTgcaatttgcatttgttttatgttatggCACAATGACGACTTGGattttgcatcattttttttatttgatcaatgTCAGttgtgaaatacatttaaatgactCACACATGGTCTTTGTGGCGCAAGCTGGTTGCAGAGCACTGCTGATAAACAACGGCTGGCTCATCTGATGATGGACCTCCAAACATGCGTTCAGTCATATGCACaatattctgattaaattacttgTATTGGATTTgtttcatacataaaaaaacatgctctcCCACAAAGCGTGTTGAAGTGGTGGGCACTTAACTTAAATtaacaattattaaaaataattaaagtaaGACGCATCACGGAAAAATTaccttgtttttagacaattgTCACTCGTTTCAAGCTAATTTCTACCTGAAATAAGTAGAGCAAAAATTAGTCACACTTTTTTGGGGTATTTACGCACACATGAGCTGCTGTCAGAGCTGTCAGAAGTCCTTACGGAAGAATGCGTTTACACTGAAGTTCTGCAAGCCAGGCGCATAAAGAAAAGacttgagagagagaaagagaaaatgaCCTTAAGTTTCTTGCAAAGGGAATTTCATACTTGAAAGTTGCAAATCTCACTCAGGAGCAAAGTGTTTCTCAAACTGATCCTACTTTAGCTGCCAGTCGAAGAAAACAATAAGTTCAAAACCTAGCTGATGTACATTTGACACAGGTCAAATATCTAGCATCAACACGTCATGTTTTGGCCCAACAGGTATCACGACCGTTCTCACCATGACCACGTTGATGGTGAGCGCCCGCTCCTCCCTGCCTCGTGCATCAGCCATCAAGGCGCTGGACGTCTACTTCTGGATCTGCTACGTGTTTGTGTTCGCTGCACTAATCGAGTACGCCTTCGCTCATTACAATGCTGACTACAGACTCAAAGAGAAAGCCAAGGTGAAGGCCAACAAGCTCGGTTCTGAGGTGAGGAACCCATTCCTGTTCTGTTTTGGCCTATCGGCTGCTGACTGCTGTAGGCAGTATTGTGAGCAATGAGTAGTCCTGGCTTTTAAATCACAGCGCTGTCAGACATCTAACCTTCCGATCTTCAACACCGCTATGGAATTCCATAACCCATAATGGGTAAATAGAAGATTTCCTTATAGGGAGTAATATAACTTTATTATTCTGTTtccggtggcacggtggacaactggttagcacatctgcctcacagttctgaggaccggtgttcaaagcctggcctcgcctgtgtggagtttgcatgttctccccgtgcctgtgtgggttttctccgggtactccggtttcctcccacatccctccAATGCCTTTAGGAAAAGTTAATTTCTGATATACATTTCTGAAGTTAATATGCAATAGCTTAACCCAATAAActaaacaattaaaacagtcaCAAATTGGATTAGTATTTAATTTTATACTTTCATAGATACCAGATATCTTTTTCCAGATCTGCACCAAAATAAATGGCATACTTCCTTGTCCTTTGCCTGCATAAAGTCATTGAAATGTGTTAAGTAATTCATCAATCAGCAACAACATTCTCAAAGATCCCAAAAAATTAATGATTCTCAAAGTAGTATGCGGGTTCCCTCTAGTAGTGTGCAAAAGAATTGCTGCCAAACTACAGTTtagatgtatttaacttttaaattgaatacatttgcactaaatctttaagaactgtttgttttcaaatatttgtttaggtaacatttttatttcgtttttatttacagcacattttaatgaaatcattatttaaaaaatgttttaaaatgaataaattaataaatgtttttatttacatttaggcCTTCTGcgcaactgtattttaatgttgtttcaTTGCGGTACCTGGATAGTTCAGTATTTTTCGAGGTGGTACTTTTTCTAGGTGGTACTAAAAAGTTAAGTAAGTTGCAATTccacccacccaaaaaacaaCCGAAAATTTCATAAACAAATTCTCAGTTCTTTATTAACGGGACAGGCAATGCTTTCACCTTCATTTGAATGCTGAATATCAAACAactgtaacaaaaacaaagtgaaccactgttaatattaagatgtacaaaaaataatttataataaaGTTATGTGCAACTTTAGGGGGGATGCCAATTATACGGCTCTAGGTGCATAAACAATAGCTAGTATTCAGACtattttgtctttgtcctcAGAGATTGTTTACAAACGTCTCTGTGTGTCCTTGCAGTCCATCGTGAAGAACGGCAAACAGGCCATGGTTCTGTTCTCCTTATCTGTCACCGGTATGAACCAGGGCGTGGTCATTTCCAACCGCCACAGCCGAGCACAGCGTTCCAGCAGCGAGATCCCGGGGGAGGCTGTCTCCGAAGAATCCGAGTCCAGGAGGAGGTCCAGACAGACGAAAGATAGCGAGGAAGAAAAGAAGTGTTGTTCCAAGTGCGTTTGCAAGCCCATTGACGCCGACACCATCGACATCTACGCCAGGGCCGTGTTCCCTTTTACCTTCGCCGTGGTCAATGTGATCTACTGGGTGGCGTATACCATGTGAGAGGGAAGAACAAGAACTTGGATGCCGAAGGCTGCCATCCAGGAaggactgtatatatatatatatatatatatacaatactgCTGGAGCTGTGCCACTTCAACGTTGGCACCTGAAACACACTGCAGGAGACACTAAAATGACTTGAGAGGGAATGATGTGTTCCAGCCTGTGAAAATGGAAGGGAAATTGTGACCTTCAAATCTTAACACAAACAGATGTGTAATGCAAGTATGCAATGTCACATGGTCCTGGACAGCTTTAATAAGTGCATCACCCTGCTCGTGCACCTGCAATGGTGACCCcccccacatacacatacagtatatccatcaaACGCTTAGACCTGCAAGCCACCATCTGAAGTGGGCCGCGTGTTATCGAAACGCCAACCGAGCAAGTACAACAAGATGAAGTGTTCCTACTACTGCATGGCTGATAACTCTCTCACTCTCTTCTTGCGCCATCACCATCCTGCCCTTTTGCGGCTTATCCCCGTTGTCGTCTGCCACCTGTTTCCTTCCCAACtaacgtttttgttttggacGCTGTCTAAAGTGTCTTATCTCATTTTTCAAGTTCTGCCAATTTCGCCATTAAAGGACTTCTTCCACCGTTGGTCTCAGTATGCGTGCatatccaaaaatgtgaaaaaaaagactatggGGTATATTCTCCCGTGTACTTCAGTCAAAAAAGGTGTGCAGCGCCGCGCTTCTCGAGATGCACAGGTCAGAGCTCACTTGCTCTGGGAGGGCGGCGAGTGGTGCGTTGAGGTTCCCACACagtaatattttcaaatttattgtattttactgtTTGCACGAAGccctcacccaaagtcagctgggattggttcCCAGATGGACTGTAGAGAATGAAGGGATAGATGAATCAACTCAGTGAATTACGTTTGTCTACAGTATATAcctcagtactttttttttttttttttttttagttgtgatTGTGATTTATTGGAAATGCAGTTTGAGAGAAAATATGTGAGGGGTCAGAAATGAGAACCCATGCAATACTCAAAACAAAACGCCCTTTTTATCATAACAAAAATACCCacgaaaataaaatttaatttccATTTTGACATAAATAGTTGAATAAGAGTGAGGAACATTTGCAACATTTTAACTGTAATTTCATCTTTGTTTGCCTTCCAACATTGTATCCATCACTTCAGTCATGCATTATTATTTCTGCATCTAGACTGGCCTCTTGCCCTTACCCAAAAGTCACGCCACCCTATGTGAGCAGTCTGTTGctttttattgttgtgtcatgtgaCAAGATTTCTGTTTGCGGCTTGATATGCGGATTTCAGCGcatttatatttgttgttgCAAACTTCCTATACTTTGTCGCATAATGCTGTTTCAAATTGGAAATCAATCACATGGAGTCTCTTGGCATATTGATTAGGCCTACATGGGTCTTGTGCTGGTTAGAGGGACAATTCATGCAAATTTGTTAAACCTTGTTAAAGGTCATCAATGTCAATAACCCATGACTCAAAACTAACACATAAGTAGTGTAACACAGTACAATTCAGAGACAGTGATTGTAATATAACACTACTTTCAAACAACAGCAGCTGGTgaaatatattacattttggAGGGTACACTGCTGCAAACCATCTGAAACTACTCCCCACAGAGGCATTCCACATTCTGTTTAATATTCCAGCATACCCCAACATTCTGGCAATAGCTGCTCAGTGGTctatccacatgtttctttccCCTTGTTAGACCAGGCTTTGCAGGGTGTTGAGGCTAATGAAGGCTGTCGTTATCAGATCTGTCAATGTGTGGAGATAGCTGCTTTCTGACAGCTGCTGACCCAACTTTGCCCCAGCCCAGGAGAGATGACATCATGACAGATGACAATCAAAAGGagaggccattttttttttatcggctACACTATGGCACCGATAGCATGGAGACACATGCACACGGATTCTTGACATACCTTTTGAACACACATGCGCCTCATTCCACAGGTGTTGGGaccttacaaccccaattccaatgaagttgggacgttgtgttaaacataaatttgcaaatcatgttcgacctatatttaattgaatacacaacaaagacaagatatttaatgttcaacctgataacctttattgtttttagcaaataatcattaacttggaattttcagggtctccgttgtcgtattttatgcttcataatgcggcacacattttcaatggaagacaggtctggactgccggcaggccagtctagtacctgcacccttttactacgaagccacgttgttgtaacacgtgcagaatgtggtttggcattgtcttgctgaaataagcagggtgacaaccaacattacaacatgacagaaataatgggtgctaacttactgtaattaaattacttcattttgaattaaattacttcacccacaccgaaactttagagcatgattcgacagaccggcggcatgtttacgttcaacactagcttgctaggctaaataacgtttttgttgcctgcttgcgagccgtatagtattaaaagtacgtgaacatacctgacgcaagccttaaacgaacgtcctctcttgAGCACCGGT is a window encoding:
- the gabrd gene encoding gamma-aminobutyric acid receptor subunit delta; translated protein: MDLSNILLSTLALLLVGGDLFTRAMLSDIGDYVGTDIEISWLPNLDELMKGYARNFRPGIGGPPVNVAMAIEVASIDHISEANMEYTMTVFLRQSWHDDRLSYNHTNKTLGLDSRFVDKLWLPDTFIVNAKSAWFHDVTVENKLIRLQPNGVILYSSRITSTVACDMDLTKYPMDEQECMLDLESYGYSSEDIVYHWSESQRHIHGLDKLELSQFTITDYRFVTEMLNFKSAGRFPRLSLRFELRRNRGVYIIQSYMPSILLVAMSWVSFWISQSAVPARVSLGITTVLTMTTLMVSARSSLPRASAIKALDVYFWICYVFVFAALIEYAFAHYNADYRLKEKAKVKANKLGSESIVKNGKQAMVLFSLSVTGMNQGVVISNRHSRAQRSSSEIPGEAVSEESESRRRSRQTKDSEEEKKCCSKCVCKPIDADTIDIYARAVFPFTFAVVNVIYWVAYTM